One region of Rhodocaloribacter litoris genomic DNA includes:
- a CDS encoding adenylate/guanylate cyclase domain-containing protein, producing MPAGTVTLLFSDIEGSTQLLRRLGSAGYARVLGGQRRLLRTIFQPLGGQEVDVVGDGCFNVFRRASSAVMAAVAAQQALAAYPWPEGVQVRIRMGVHTGEPARFEAGYVGLDVHVAARICAAARGGQILLSRTMCERVEAELPTGLVLIDVGPHRLKGLEDPVYLSELQVPALPRAFEGGTVA from the coding sequence TTGCCTGCCGGAACCGTCACCCTGCTCTTCAGTGATATCGAGGGGTCGACGCAGCTGCTGCGGCGTCTCGGCAGCGCCGGTTATGCGCGCGTGCTCGGCGGGCAGCGCCGGCTGTTGCGCACCATCTTCCAGCCCCTGGGCGGTCAGGAGGTCGATGTGGTAGGCGACGGGTGTTTCAACGTGTTCCGGCGGGCTTCCTCGGCGGTGATGGCGGCGGTTGCCGCACAGCAGGCCCTCGCGGCATATCCCTGGCCCGAAGGGGTGCAGGTGCGCATCCGGATGGGGGTGCATACCGGCGAGCCGGCACGGTTCGAAGCAGGGTACGTGGGGCTGGACGTGCATGTGGCGGCCCGGATCTGTGCCGCCGCCCGGGGCGGGCAGATCCTCCTTTCCCGGACCATGTGCGAACGGGTCGAAGCGGAACTGCCGACCGGCCTGGTTCTGATCGACGTGGGGCCGCACCGGCTCAAAGGGCTGGAGGATCCGGTGTATCTCTCGGAACTGCAAGTCCCCGCTCTTCCCCGAGCCTTCGAGGGGGGCACGGTCGCCTGA
- the holB gene encoding DNA polymerase III subunit delta', which translates to MSMWEIVIGQERVVEALRRAAAAGRVAHAYLFHGPDGVGKRAVALAFAQTLQCAHGDEAPCGRCIACNKVRRLIHPDVHVLFPHPSDADTGEVAARLARLAENPYAAIDFVRRPSLADPTKTSNKQALYTVARINEELRRAMSFKPVEGRYKVVVMTDAERLRVEAANAFLKLLEEPGLQTVFILTTSRPDLLLPTIVSRCQRLRFDVLEPEAIAHALARREGTAPEAASTLARMADGSYTRALDLAENEALLEDRTFVLAFFRHAYTRHIDRLADLVEQAGGLGRERVKGVLGLMLSWIRDLMLYRTLGEAAPLVNVDQRPVIERFCENVPGADLEAMTALVEEAIELVERNVHLTLVLMSLALALGRAMRGRHDGRLYRPLAEPAPSKHVPDELVTGAGL; encoded by the coding sequence ATGTCGATGTGGGAGATCGTGATCGGGCAAGAGCGGGTGGTGGAAGCGCTGCGCCGGGCGGCCGCCGCCGGACGGGTGGCGCACGCCTATCTTTTTCACGGCCCGGATGGCGTCGGGAAGCGGGCCGTGGCGCTTGCCTTTGCCCAGACGTTGCAGTGTGCACACGGCGATGAAGCCCCCTGTGGTCGCTGCATCGCCTGCAACAAGGTCCGGCGCCTGATCCATCCGGACGTGCATGTGCTTTTTCCGCATCCGAGTGATGCCGACACCGGGGAGGTCGCAGCCCGTCTGGCTCGTCTGGCCGAGAACCCGTACGCCGCCATCGACTTCGTCCGCCGCCCCTCGCTCGCCGATCCGACGAAGACCTCGAACAAACAGGCCCTCTACACGGTGGCTCGCATCAACGAGGAGCTGCGCCGGGCAATGAGCTTCAAGCCCGTCGAAGGGCGGTACAAGGTGGTCGTCATGACCGATGCCGAGCGTCTGCGCGTCGAGGCCGCCAATGCGTTTCTCAAGCTGCTCGAAGAGCCGGGGCTGCAGACCGTCTTCATCCTCACCACCAGCCGGCCGGACCTGCTCCTGCCAACCATCGTCTCGCGTTGCCAGCGCCTGCGCTTCGATGTGCTCGAGCCGGAGGCCATCGCACACGCGCTCGCCAGGCGGGAGGGCACGGCGCCGGAGGCGGCAAGCACGCTGGCCCGCATGGCCGACGGCTCCTACACGCGCGCGCTCGACCTGGCCGAGAACGAGGCCCTGCTGGAGGACCGCACGTTCGTGCTGGCGTTCTTCCGCCACGCCTACACCCGCCACATCGACCGCCTGGCGGACCTCGTCGAACAAGCCGGCGGCCTGGGACGGGAACGGGTCAAAGGGGTGCTCGGGCTGATGCTGAGCTGGATCCGCGACCTGATGCTCTACCGCACCCTCGGCGAGGCCGCACCCCTGGTCAACGTCGACCAGCGGCCGGTCATCGAGCGGTTCTGCGAAAACGTTCCCGGCGCCGACCTGGAGGCCATGACCGCCCTCGTCGAGGAAGCCATCGAACTGGTGGAACGGAACGTACACCTGACGCTGGTGCTGATGTCGCTGGCGCTGGCGCTCGGACGGGCCATGCGCGGGCGGCACGACGGGCGCCTCTACCGCCCCCTCGCCGAGCCGGCACCGTCGAAACACGTTCCTGATGAACTTGTGACGGGCGCGGGCTTATAA
- a CDS encoding protein phosphatase 2C domain-containing protein — protein sequence MPKDGHAPDEYEDAFAVPEPGTWPYRVAIADGATETAFAARWAQALVEGFVASDVADPQAFTAFVDVQRSVWAAAVAARLPELPWYAAEKAREGAAAAFLGLSLRHDGTWHALAVGDCCLLVVRGGAVHLCWPLDAPGQFHHRPVLVHSRPGTETPVTVRAGTWQPGDRFLLATDALAAWLMQGEAVAGWSGAAFRDRVEAARRQGLRNDDVTLVVIDLDASDAGLEATRID from the coding sequence TTGCCGAAGGACGGGCATGCCCCGGACGAATACGAGGACGCCTTTGCCGTGCCGGAGCCCGGCACCTGGCCGTACCGGGTGGCCATTGCCGACGGGGCCACGGAGACGGCCTTTGCGGCGCGGTGGGCGCAGGCCCTCGTCGAAGGCTTTGTGGCGTCGGACGTCGCCGACCCCCAGGCGTTCACCGCCTTCGTCGACGTGCAGCGCAGCGTGTGGGCGGCTGCGGTGGCGGCCCGCCTGCCGGAGCTGCCCTGGTATGCCGCCGAGAAGGCCCGTGAAGGGGCCGCCGCCGCCTTCCTGGGGCTGAGCCTCCGGCATGACGGCACCTGGCACGCCCTGGCCGTGGGCGACTGCTGCCTGCTGGTCGTACGCGGCGGTGCGGTGCACCTGTGCTGGCCCCTCGACGCCCCCGGCCAGTTCCACCATCGCCCGGTGCTCGTGCACAGCCGGCCCGGGACCGAAACCCCGGTGACGGTTCGGGCCGGAACCTGGCAACCCGGCGACCGCTTCCTGCTCGCTACCGACGCCCTGGCTGCCTGGCTGATGCAGGGGGAGGCCGTCGCCGGGTGGAGCGGCGCCGCCTTCCGGGACCGCGTCGAAGCGGCCCGCCGGCAGGGCCTGCGTAACGACGACGTCACCCTGGTCGTGATCGACCTCGACGCAAGCGATGCCGGTCTCGAAGCGACACGTATCGACTGA
- a CDS encoding PSP1 domain-containing protein has product MPCGSGGCGGGGCSGSCGSSGCGTCPALHVYDWLPDLGISGAPVVYEVVEVAFKGNRRGFYRNVHNLDLHTGDYVIVEADRGVDFGAVHMVGELVRLRLKSKGLDEQAEFPNVVRMANLHDIEQWETNKEEEAETFLIGRRAIERMNLPMKLVDVEWQFDHKKVTFYFTAEHRVDFRALVRELARRFRTRVELRQIGARDEAARIGGIGSCGRELCCSTWLQSFKPVTTQSAKVQNLPLNPVRLSGQCGRLKCCLNYELEQYMQALEAFPAVGTQVQTAQGPASVQKVDIFKDLVWIQYEDGSWEDKPLAMVKEWLVPREQDDTACSKRHDPNRRGKRRRGRRRGKNGSSRDD; this is encoded by the coding sequence ATGCCTTGTGGTTCCGGAGGATGTGGTGGCGGGGGATGTAGCGGCAGCTGCGGAAGCAGTGGCTGTGGTACGTGCCCGGCCCTGCACGTCTATGACTGGCTGCCCGACCTGGGAATCAGCGGTGCCCCCGTCGTCTACGAGGTCGTCGAGGTCGCCTTCAAGGGCAATCGGAGGGGGTTCTACCGGAACGTGCACAACCTCGACCTGCACACCGGGGACTATGTCATCGTGGAGGCGGACCGGGGGGTCGACTTCGGGGCGGTTCACATGGTGGGCGAGCTCGTCCGGCTGCGTCTCAAATCCAAAGGACTCGACGAACAGGCCGAATTCCCCAACGTGGTGCGCATGGCCAACCTCCACGACATCGAGCAGTGGGAAACCAACAAGGAGGAGGAGGCCGAAACGTTTCTGATCGGGCGGCGGGCCATCGAACGGATGAACCTGCCCATGAAGCTCGTCGATGTGGAGTGGCAGTTCGACCACAAAAAGGTCACGTTCTACTTCACCGCCGAGCACCGGGTGGACTTCCGGGCGCTGGTGCGGGAACTGGCGCGGCGCTTCCGCACGCGCGTCGAACTACGCCAGATCGGCGCGCGCGACGAGGCCGCCCGCATCGGCGGCATCGGCTCGTGCGGGCGCGAGCTGTGCTGCTCCACCTGGTTGCAATCCTTCAAACCGGTCACCACGCAGTCGGCGAAGGTGCAGAACCTGCCCCTCAACCCGGTCCGGCTCAGCGGGCAGTGCGGCCGGCTCAAGTGCTGCCTCAACTACGAACTCGAGCAATACATGCAGGCGCTCGAGGCGTTTCCTGCGGTCGGTACGCAGGTGCAGACGGCACAGGGCCCTGCCAGCGTGCAAAAAGTCGACATTTTCAAAGACCTTGTGTGGATTCAGTATGAGGACGGATCCTGGGAAGACAAGCCGCTGGCGATGGTGAAGGAATGGCTCGTACCCCGGGAACAGGACGACACGGCGTGCTCGAAGCGCCACGACCCGAACCGGCGTGGGAAACGCCGCCGTGGGCGTCGGCGCGGCAAGAACGGCTCCTCACGGGACGATTGA
- a CDS encoding vWA domain-containing protein encodes MPYSAEISRSSPAAFLFLLDQSASMQEPFGGAEEKGDAAPSKARVLADVMNRLLQNLVLRCAKEDGVRDYFYVGVVGYGARVQPLVRPTEALGTALDLIPISHLAEHPLRLEERRKQVPDGAGGLVEQRVRFPVWFDPEARNGTPMCQALDLATQMVRRWIDLHPHGFPPIVLNITDGEATDGDPLRYARTLCSFGTDDGEVLLFNVHLSSVEAMPVELPDRMNGLPDAYAEQLFQMSSVLPFSMRAAAEQEGYAVSMDARGFVFNADPVALVRFLEVGTRPSTLR; translated from the coding sequence ATGCCGTATTCCGCCGAAATCAGCCGAAGCAGCCCCGCCGCCTTCCTCTTTCTGCTCGACCAGTCCGCCTCGATGCAGGAGCCCTTCGGCGGGGCCGAAGAGAAGGGCGATGCCGCCCCGAGCAAAGCCCGCGTGCTGGCCGACGTGATGAACCGCCTGCTCCAGAACCTGGTGCTGCGGTGCGCCAAGGAAGACGGCGTGCGCGACTATTTCTACGTCGGCGTCGTGGGGTACGGGGCCCGCGTGCAACCGCTGGTAAGGCCGACCGAGGCGCTGGGTACGGCCCTCGACCTCATCCCGATCAGCCACCTGGCCGAGCACCCCCTCCGGCTCGAAGAGCGGCGCAAACAGGTGCCCGACGGCGCCGGCGGCCTCGTCGAACAACGCGTTCGGTTTCCCGTGTGGTTCGACCCCGAGGCCAGGAACGGCACACCGATGTGCCAGGCCCTGGACCTGGCCACGCAGATGGTGCGCCGCTGGATCGACCTGCATCCGCACGGCTTTCCCCCCATCGTACTCAACATCACCGACGGCGAAGCCACCGACGGCGACCCACTCCGCTATGCCCGCACCCTCTGCTCCTTCGGCACGGACGACGGCGAGGTGCTGCTCTTCAACGTGCACCTCTCCAGCGTTGAAGCCATGCCGGTGGAGTTGCCGGATCGGATGAACGGCCTGCCCGATGCCTACGCCGAACAGCTCTTCCAGATGTCGAGCGTGTTGCCGTTCTCGATGCGGGCCGCCGCCGAACAGGAAGGCTATGCCGTCAGCATGGACGCCCGCGGCTTCGTCTTCAATGCGGACCCGGTCGCGCTGGTCCGGTTCCTCGAAGTCGGCACCCGGCCGAGCACGCTGCGATGA